In Chitinibacter sp. SCUT-21, a single genomic region encodes these proteins:
- the ntrC gene encoding nitrogen regulation protein NR(I): MSMNTVWVIDDDRSIRWVFEKALSREQIAHATFPSATEALNRLQHEQPQVIVSDIRMPGESGLALLDLVKRDWPHIPVIIMTAHSDLDSAVSAFQGGAFEYLPKPFDVDQAIALIQRALQESEQLAEHAEPAANVPEMLGQAPAMQEVFRAIGRLSQSAATVMITGESGSGKELVARALHRHSQRANKPFVAINSAAIPKDLLESELFGHERGAFTGADARRTGRFEQAEGGTLFLDEIGDMPLDLQTRLLRVLSDGFFYRVGGHQPIKANVRVIAATHQNLEDRVKAGQFREDLFHRLNVIRLRLPPLRERSQDIPLLAKHFLQKSAQELGVESKRLSETAMAWLAGFPFPGNVRQLENVCHWITVMAPGQVVEASDLPPELIQADGQIHVAQGDWRQSLSQELTLRLSRGDTRILDEIVPAFERVVIEAALIHTGGKRIEAAELLGWGRNTLTRKIQELGMDSAV, encoded by the coding sequence ATAAGCATGAACACAGTTTGGGTGATTGATGATGATCGTTCGATACGCTGGGTATTTGAAAAAGCACTCAGCCGCGAACAAATTGCGCACGCCACCTTTCCATCAGCCACGGAAGCGTTAAATCGCCTGCAACACGAACAGCCGCAAGTGATTGTCAGTGACATTCGGATGCCAGGCGAATCGGGTTTGGCCTTACTTGATTTAGTCAAACGCGATTGGCCGCATATTCCGGTCATTATCATGACGGCGCACTCCGATCTCGATAGTGCAGTATCCGCGTTTCAAGGTGGGGCTTTTGAATATTTGCCTAAGCCTTTCGACGTTGATCAAGCGATTGCTTTAATTCAACGCGCGTTGCAAGAAAGCGAACAACTCGCTGAGCATGCTGAGCCTGCGGCCAACGTACCGGAAATGCTCGGCCAAGCACCAGCGATGCAAGAAGTTTTCCGCGCGATTGGCCGTTTAAGCCAATCGGCGGCAACCGTTATGATTACGGGAGAATCCGGCAGCGGCAAGGAGCTGGTCGCGCGTGCGCTACACCGCCATAGCCAGCGAGCCAACAAGCCCTTTGTCGCGATCAATAGTGCGGCAATCCCTAAAGATTTGCTCGAATCCGAGCTATTCGGGCATGAACGCGGCGCGTTTACCGGCGCTGATGCGAGGCGCACAGGGCGATTTGAGCAGGCTGAAGGCGGCACGTTATTTTTAGATGAAATTGGCGATATGCCACTGGATTTGCAAACGCGGTTATTGCGCGTGTTATCGGATGGCTTTTTCTACCGCGTGGGCGGTCATCAGCCGATCAAAGCCAATGTACGTGTGATTGCCGCGACGCATCAAAACCTGGAAGATCGAGTCAAAGCGGGGCAATTTCGCGAAGACTTATTTCACCGACTCAATGTAATTCGCCTTCGCCTACCACCGCTACGCGAGCGCAGCCAAGATATTCCACTTCTGGCCAAGCACTTCTTGCAAAAATCGGCGCAGGAATTGGGCGTTGAAAGCAAACGCCTCTCAGAGACGGCCATGGCCTGGTTGGCGGGGTTTCCATTTCCCGGTAATGTACGCCAGCTGGAAAACGTCTGCCATTGGATTACCGTGATGGCGCCGGGTCAGGTGGTGGAGGCCAGCGACTTACCCCCGGAACTGATCCAAGCCGATGGGCAAATTCATGTCGCTCAAGGCGACTGGCGCCAGTCCTTAAGCCAAGAACTCACATTACGCCTCTCACGTGGCGACACGCGCATTTTGGATGAAATCGTACCCGCTTTTGAGCGCGTGGTGATTGAAGCAGCATTAATACATACCGGAGGTAAGCGCATAGAGGCTGCTGAATTACTGGGCTGGGGCCGCAATACCCTAACTCGCAAAATCCAAGAGCTTGGTATGGATTCAGCCGTCTAA
- a CDS encoding DUF4124 domain-containing protein: MFAKSFFILSLAASSTLCWADIYKYVDENGNVTFTNTPIKGAVKIMSEPSAPRRSSGESTARSTQPRAPSVAAPSPVNFPRVDAATQRSRDTNRRQILTDELNSEQASLASARKALQEAESNKTAEEKANPKLYLDRIGRLRETIVMHEKNSAALQAEISRMR, from the coding sequence ATGTTCGCAAAATCGTTTTTTATCCTTAGTCTTGCCGCTAGCAGCACGCTGTGCTGGGCCGATATTTATAAATATGTCGACGAGAATGGCAATGTCACCTTCACCAACACGCCGATTAAAGGTGCAGTGAAGATCATGTCTGAGCCTAGCGCGCCCCGCCGCAGCAGCGGTGAAAGCACGGCCAGATCAACGCAACCTCGTGCGCCATCCGTGGCTGCGCCATCGCCGGTGAATTTCCCGCGCGTTGATGCCGCCACCCAGCGCAGCCGCGACACGAATCGCCGTCAGATTTTGACCGACGAGCTCAATAGCGAACAGGCATCCTTAGCATCCGCGCGAAAAGCGCTACAAGAAGCTGAAAGCAATAAAACAGCCGAAGAAAAAGCCAACCCTAAACTTTATCTGGATCGCATTGGCCGCTTGCGCGAAACCATTGTCATGCATGAAAAAAATAGCGCGGCTTTACAAGCCGAAATCTCACGCATGCGCTAA
- a CDS encoding electron transfer flavoprotein-ubiquinone oxidoreductase, translating into MSERDQMHYDVLIVGAGPAGLSAAIRLKQLNNELSICILEKGAQVGAHIMSGAVIDPVGLNQLLPDWQSKRPKLATPVTADEFLLLDEDSSYRIPQIILPAPLHNAGCFIVKLGEVCAFLAEEAESLGVEIYPGFAASEILYDDTGAVCGVASGDMGIAKDGTHKAEYTRGIEILAKYTLIGEGARGSLTGDLETHFNLRTDSEPPHYGLGIKEVWQVSAEQHRLGLVQHALGWPLGSEAQGGAFIYHLPNQQVAVGYVVHLNYRNPTLSPFDELQRFKTHPKIRPLFAGAKRIAYGARAISEGGWQSLPKTTFPGGVLMGCAAGFLNFPRIKGVHNAMKSGIAAAHAVVDAIAAGRANDELTDYPTHLASSGVLPELEQVRNIKPALSKLGTYAGTMYAGAELWLAQLGLRLPWTLHHRTADHLYFAPNATPIKYPKPDGKLTFSKLDSLTLANVSHEHDQPAHLQLRDPSLITPIHLSNKIKAECHYCPAGVYEIVQLAESRKYQINAQNCLHCKTCDIKDQQQNIHWVPPEGGGGPMYTGL; encoded by the coding sequence ATGAGCGAACGTGACCAGATGCATTACGACGTATTAATCGTTGGTGCAGGACCTGCGGGGCTATCCGCGGCCATACGCTTGAAACAACTCAATAATGAGCTATCTATCTGTATTTTGGAAAAAGGGGCGCAAGTCGGCGCACATATTATGTCGGGCGCGGTGATTGACCCCGTTGGTTTGAATCAATTACTACCCGACTGGCAAAGCAAGCGTCCAAAATTAGCCACCCCGGTCACTGCCGACGAGTTTTTGCTACTCGACGAAGACAGCAGCTACCGTATTCCACAAATCATATTGCCAGCGCCATTACATAACGCAGGCTGTTTTATCGTCAAACTCGGCGAAGTATGCGCATTTCTAGCCGAGGAGGCAGAAAGCCTAGGGGTAGAGATTTATCCGGGATTTGCCGCCAGCGAAATTTTGTACGATGACACTGGCGCGGTCTGTGGTGTAGCCAGTGGTGATATGGGGATCGCCAAAGATGGCACTCATAAAGCTGAATATACGCGCGGCATCGAAATTTTGGCAAAATACACTTTAATCGGTGAAGGCGCACGTGGCTCTTTAACGGGCGATTTAGAAACACATTTCAATTTACGCACCGACAGCGAGCCACCGCATTATGGCTTAGGCATTAAAGAAGTATGGCAAGTCAGCGCCGAGCAACATCGGCTAGGCTTAGTGCAACATGCCTTAGGTTGGCCCTTGGGCAGTGAGGCACAAGGCGGCGCATTTATTTATCACCTACCAAACCAACAAGTCGCCGTGGGCTATGTGGTGCATTTGAACTACCGCAATCCAACACTTTCACCCTTTGATGAGTTACAACGCTTTAAAACCCACCCTAAAATTCGCCCATTATTTGCCGGAGCCAAGCGTATAGCGTATGGCGCACGCGCCATCAGCGAAGGGGGCTGGCAATCACTACCAAAAACCACGTTCCCCGGTGGTGTTTTGATGGGCTGTGCGGCCGGCTTCTTAAATTTCCCACGCATTAAAGGCGTGCACAACGCGATGAAATCGGGCATAGCCGCGGCACACGCAGTGGTAGACGCGATTGCAGCGGGGCGGGCTAATGATGAATTAACTGATTACCCAACTCATCTGGCTAGCAGTGGCGTGTTGCCTGAATTAGAGCAAGTGCGCAATATCAAACCCGCACTTTCTAAACTCGGTACCTATGCGGGAACCATGTATGCTGGCGCCGAATTATGGCTGGCACAATTGGGGCTGCGTTTACCGTGGACGCTACACCACCGCACCGCCGACCATTTGTATTTTGCCCCAAATGCAACACCAATTAAATATCCTAAGCCCGATGGTAAGCTCACTTTTAGCAAACTCGATTCGCTCACTTTGGCCAATGTGTCGCACGAGCACGATCAGCCAGCCCATTTGCAATTGCGAGATCCAAGCCTGATCACGCCAATTCATTTGAGTAATAAAATCAAAGCTGAATGCCATTACTGCCCAGCTGGCGTGTATGAGATTGTGCAGTTGGCTGAGAGCAGAAAATACCAAATTAACGCGCAAAATTGCCTGCACTGTAAAACCTGCGATATTAAAGACCAGCAGCAAAATATCCATTGGGTCCCACCCGAGGGCGGTGGTGGCCCCATGTATACCGGTCTATAA
- a CDS encoding electron transfer flavoprotein subunit beta/FixA family protein, translating to MKILVNIKRVVDYQVTVRPTADGKGVETQGVKMSINPFDENALEGAVRLKEAGVASEVLAVAIGSAANQDVLRHALAMGADRALLIETDQNLQSLPTAKVLKALVEREAPQLVLTGKQAIDDDAAETAQMLAALLNWAQASFASDIQITDGKATVVCEIDGGQETLAINLPAVISADLRLNEPRFIKLPALMMAKKKPLENIALADLGNTSAPTLNLLSVAEPAPRPAGRILNNVAELVAALRAEKVLP from the coding sequence ATGAAGATTTTGGTGAATATCAAACGCGTGGTGGATTATCAAGTCACAGTGCGGCCTACTGCAGATGGTAAAGGCGTTGAAACGCAAGGCGTTAAAATGAGTATCAACCCTTTTGATGAAAATGCGCTTGAGGGTGCTGTGCGCTTAAAAGAGGCTGGTGTGGCGAGTGAGGTGTTGGCTGTCGCCATTGGCTCCGCCGCGAATCAAGACGTTTTGCGCCATGCTTTGGCGATGGGCGCGGATCGTGCCTTGCTCATCGAGACAGATCAAAATCTTCAATCGCTGCCAACCGCTAAAGTGCTTAAAGCTTTGGTTGAGCGCGAAGCACCTCAGCTGGTGCTGACTGGCAAACAAGCGATTGATGACGATGCGGCTGAAACCGCGCAAATGCTCGCGGCCTTGCTCAACTGGGCACAAGCGAGCTTTGCATCTGATATTCAAATTACCGATGGAAAAGCAACGGTGGTGTGTGAAATCGACGGTGGTCAAGAAACACTAGCGATCAATTTGCCAGCCGTGATTAGTGCTGATCTGCGCTTAAACGAGCCGCGCTTTATTAAATTGCCAGCCTTGATGATGGCCAAAAAGAAACCGCTTGAAAACATTGCCTTGGCAGATTTAGGCAATACCAGCGCGCCAACGCTGAACTTACTCAGCGTTGCTGAGCCTGCGCCTCGTCCTGCAGGGCGAATTTTAAATAATGTTGCTGAATTAGTTGCCGCATTGCGTGCAGAGAAGGTGTTGCCATGA
- a CDS encoding sensor domain-containing diguanylate cyclase codes for MRRHFFEIKTIILLCLYVGLGLFSITLGSLNEGNLAVVWLAAGMGLVIMLQLGGIAPYIVYIGSLLVNTPFYLSNDTISSTLAIFCGALTAAIDTTQSTLARNQYQRLHMRGNDSIWPRPHELPAHWLRIALLPCLMTMPFLIALQSAAGLLPNFDIFEFARSTISLVMGDTAGILLILPLYLSWLDRHLFKTLQAAWFPMLGILLFTIFSIFFYKAFMVLSLPLVLYIAVRYQQSGVSIALFILTQICIVGTALGYGQFAHPDSSIAFLNLQLFIFAIMLTMQYHASTQASLQQRQERLEKQVALRTEELLAANTQLLELAHTDELTKVPNRREWQKRCAEAVMRARRYTEPLSIILLDIDHFKKINDLHGHLSGDLVLKRISQLCVQNLRAIDTFARWGGEEFVILLPGTDQTQALLVAEKLRLAIANDVIQIEGTSTIHVTVSLGLTSLRLSDITLDDLISRTDHALYSAKEQGRNRVVCAESLSTHYLTAC; via the coding sequence ATGCGCCGTCATTTCTTTGAGATCAAAACCATCATTTTGCTCTGCTTATATGTAGGGCTTGGTTTGTTTAGCATTACTTTAGGTAGTTTAAATGAAGGCAATTTGGCGGTTGTCTGGCTAGCGGCTGGCATGGGTTTAGTCATCATGCTACAACTGGGGGGTATTGCCCCGTACATCGTATATATTGGGAGCCTTCTAGTTAATACCCCGTTCTACTTGAGTAACGACACCATCAGCAGCACACTTGCCATATTTTGTGGCGCACTCACTGCGGCCATTGACACCACTCAATCAACGCTGGCTCGCAATCAATATCAGCGTTTACACATGCGAGGCAATGACAGCATCTGGCCACGCCCGCATGAACTTCCCGCTCATTGGCTACGGATCGCCTTGCTCCCCTGCTTAATGACAATGCCTTTCCTGATTGCACTCCAAAGTGCTGCAGGCTTATTACCCAATTTTGATATTTTTGAATTTGCGCGCAGCACAATCTCGCTGGTCATGGGTGATACGGCGGGCATCTTGCTGATTCTACCTCTGTATTTAAGCTGGCTTGATCGTCATTTATTCAAAACCCTCCAAGCGGCTTGGTTCCCAATGCTTGGTATTCTGCTATTTACGATCTTTTCGATTTTCTTTTACAAAGCCTTCATGGTTTTATCATTACCGCTTGTTTTGTACATCGCGGTTCGCTACCAACAATCCGGGGTTAGCATTGCACTGTTCATTTTGACTCAAATTTGTATCGTTGGTACCGCCTTAGGCTATGGGCAATTTGCTCATCCGGATAGCAGCATCGCCTTTTTGAATTTGCAGCTATTTATTTTTGCCATCATGCTGACCATGCAATATCACGCCAGCACACAAGCTAGCCTCCAACAGCGGCAAGAACGATTAGAAAAACAAGTTGCCCTGCGCACAGAAGAACTACTTGCGGCCAATACCCAGCTGCTAGAACTAGCACACACCGATGAGCTCACCAAAGTTCCCAATCGGCGTGAATGGCAAAAACGCTGCGCCGAAGCGGTCATGCGCGCCCGGCGCTATACCGAGCCGCTGTCGATTATTTTATTAGACATTGATCACTTCAAAAAAATCAACGATCTACACGGCCATCTAAGTGGAGATTTAGTTTTAAAAAGAATAAGTCAATTGTGCGTGCAAAACCTCCGGGCCATCGATACCTTTGCCCGCTGGGGCGGTGAAGAATTTGTCATACTACTTCCAGGCACCGATCAAACCCAAGCGCTGCTCGTAGCGGAAAAATTACGCCTAGCGATTGCCAATGATGTTATTCAAATTGAAGGTACGAGCACTATCCACGTTACGGTTAGCCTAGGCCTTACCTCATTAAGGCTAAGTGACATCACACTCGACGATTTAATCTCACGCACTGACCACGCCTTGTATAGTGCAAAAGAGCAAGGTCGAAATCGGGTAGTCTGCGCCGAATCGTTGAGTACCCATTACTTAACCGCCTGCTAA
- the glnL gene encoding nitrogen regulation protein NR(II), giving the protein MSHPAFAGLDFIDAAVIALDHDCSIRYANSTAHSFFNQRVITGNHLAHCFGSDSAIVVAAQVALAQNISIIEHELIVFGAEGEMYVSLEVSPIESEAANLILEIRRIDQQRRIVNEERLQVQQQANRELIRNLAHEIKNPLGGIRGAAQLLAHELPDPQLKEYTQVIVDEAVRLQSLLDRLLTPHRLPQINPLNIHEVLERVRSLVLAETPNGLAVRRDYDTSLPDLIADKEQLIQSVLNITRNAIQAMSGIGEVILRTRIARQVTLNRRRYPLALRVEIIDNGPGIPEHLKETLFYPLVSGRPGGTGIGLHLAHTYVAQHHGTIEFDSRPGQTTFTILLPLNAWQT; this is encoded by the coding sequence ATGAGCCACCCTGCTTTTGCTGGCCTGGATTTTATTGATGCCGCCGTGATTGCACTGGATCACGATTGCTCAATACGATACGCCAACTCTACCGCCCATAGTTTTTTTAACCAACGCGTTATCACTGGCAATCATCTCGCGCATTGCTTTGGTTCGGACAGCGCCATTGTGGTCGCGGCGCAAGTGGCGCTGGCGCAAAACATTTCGATCATCGAGCATGAATTGATCGTCTTTGGGGCCGAAGGTGAAATGTATGTCTCGCTCGAAGTATCTCCGATCGAATCGGAAGCGGCCAATCTCATTCTGGAAATTCGGCGCATCGACCAGCAGCGGCGTATTGTGAACGAAGAACGCTTGCAAGTTCAGCAACAAGCCAATCGCGAATTAATTCGTAATCTGGCACATGAAATCAAAAATCCTTTGGGCGGCATCCGTGGCGCGGCGCAGTTGCTGGCGCATGAATTGCCCGATCCACAACTAAAAGAATATACGCAAGTTATCGTTGACGAAGCAGTGCGCCTGCAAAGCCTGCTCGATCGCTTACTCACGCCACACCGCTTGCCACAGATTAATCCACTTAATATTCATGAAGTATTAGAGCGTGTTCGCAGCCTGGTATTAGCAGAAACCCCAAATGGTTTAGCTGTGCGGCGCGATTACGATACCAGCTTGCCCGATTTAATCGCCGATAAAGAGCAACTGATTCAATCTGTGCTAAATATCACGCGCAACGCCATCCAAGCGATGAGTGGGATTGGTGAAGTGATTCTGCGCACTCGTATTGCGCGCCAAGTCACGCTCAATCGCCGCCGCTATCCATTAGCTTTACGCGTTGAAATCATTGATAACGGCCCGGGGATCCCAGAGCATCTGAAAGAAACGCTGTTCTATCCATTGGTGTCTGGGCGTCCGGGCGGGACTGGCATCGGTTTACATTTAGCGCACACCTACGTGGCACAGCATCACGGCACGATTGAATTTGATAGCCGACCAGGGCAAACCACGTTCACTATTTTATTGCCACTCAATGCATGGCAAACATAA
- a CDS encoding SelT/SelW/SelH family protein, with translation MTPTKPRITIHYCTQCNWMLRSAWLAQELLHTFAFEIGEVALQPGTGGVFLIHCDDALIWDRKIDGGFPEAKVLKQRVRDHIAPEKPLGHSDTAAQ, from the coding sequence TTGACGCCCACTAAACCCCGAATTACGATCCATTACTGTACCCAATGCAATTGGATGTTGCGCAGCGCGTGGCTGGCGCAGGAACTCTTGCACACTTTTGCGTTCGAAATTGGTGAAGTGGCGCTGCAGCCTGGTACTGGTGGCGTGTTTTTGATTCATTGTGACGATGCACTGATTTGGGATCGCAAAATTGACGGCGGTTTCCCCGAGGCCAAAGTGCTCAAACAACGTGTTCGAGATCACATCGCCCCTGAGAAACCATTGGGACATTCAGACACTGCGGCGCAGTAA
- a CDS encoding DUF3302 domain-containing protein — MKSLHKGSLFLAALLSSILPAQAWAMKPGMEEKIADVMVWVVIVVVPLAAIYLFWKIHVLPEVIAEKKHHPQKHAIQVLCLLSLAFGGLLWPLAWLWAYLKPVNYKMAYGTDKHDDFFLDPNGHHAEKPLDLAIVDDELLLLKERLDSLNKQRELILSKQEKQGE; from the coding sequence ATGAAATCACTGCATAAGGGAAGTTTATTCCTCGCCGCACTACTGAGTAGCATTCTTCCTGCGCAAGCATGGGCGATGAAACCAGGGATGGAAGAAAAAATCGCCGATGTAATGGTTTGGGTGGTGATTGTCGTTGTTCCATTAGCTGCGATTTATTTATTCTGGAAAATCCATGTATTACCAGAAGTGATCGCAGAGAAAAAACATCACCCGCAAAAACATGCAATTCAAGTACTGTGTCTATTATCCCTCGCCTTTGGCGGCCTGCTATGGCCTCTGGCGTGGCTCTGGGCCTATCTAAAACCCGTCAACTACAAAATGGCCTATGGCACAGATAAGCACGACGATTTCTTTTTAGACCCAAATGGTCACCATGCTGAAAAACCACTCGATTTAGCGATTGTTGACGATGAATTATTACTATTAAAAGAACGTCTCGATAGTTTAAACAAACAACGAGAACTCATCCTAAGCAAACAAGAAAAACAGGGAGAATAA
- a CDS encoding HAD family phosphatase, producing the protein MSAIIVFDFGGVLFDWNPDYLYQKLIPDAEERAWFLQHVCNGAWNIEQDRGRSVAEAIAVKSAEFPHYAELIDAFYTRWPETLRGLLPDGMALYEALKTAGYPIFGLTNWSAETFPYAWEHYPFLHEITDIVVSGHESIIKPDPAIYHLMYQRIRQHHPDAKPEDLIFIDDSAINAQGARNVGWQGIHHTSAQSTASLLREKGLQF; encoded by the coding sequence ATGTCTGCAATCATCGTCTTTGATTTTGGTGGCGTTCTCTTTGACTGGAATCCTGATTACCTTTATCAAAAGTTGATTCCAGACGCTGAAGAGCGTGCTTGGTTTTTGCAGCATGTGTGCAACGGCGCGTGGAATATCGAACAAGATCGCGGACGTAGTGTGGCCGAAGCGATTGCCGTTAAATCGGCGGAGTTTCCACACTATGCCGAGTTAATCGACGCGTTTTACACACGTTGGCCAGAAACATTGCGTGGTCTTTTACCCGATGGCATGGCTTTGTACGAGGCGCTAAAAACCGCAGGCTATCCAATTTTTGGCCTCACCAATTGGTCGGCTGAAACATTTCCCTACGCGTGGGAACATTACCCGTTTTTGCACGAGATCACCGACATCGTAGTATCTGGTCACGAATCAATCATTAAGCCAGACCCCGCCATATACCACCTAATGTATCAGCGTATTCGGCAACATCACCCCGATGCCAAACCGGAAGATCTGATCTTCATCGATGACTCAGCGATTAATGCTCAAGGCGCGCGTAATGTGGGCTGGCAGGGTATTCATCACACTAGCGCACAAAGCACGGCTAGCCTATTACGAGAGAAAGGACTGCAATTTTGA
- a CDS encoding FAD-binding protein yields MSVLVIAEIDQNGLRAATRSAISAAAQLGQSVDLLLAGHELEGIASKAISIKGLGKILLADSAEYAAGLAENLAPLIVQQAAQYDTIVAAATSFGKNVLPRAAALLDVAMVSEVTQIIGPRTFVRPIYAGNLNATVSAPEGLAIITVRPTVFEAAAEEGGAAQIVHLNTTGDVAMSKLLHRDLAVSDRPELATAKTVISGGRSLGSKEAFQSTLEPLAAKLGAAIGATRAAVDSGMAPNDSQVGQTGTVIAPDLYIAFGVSGAAQHVGGIKDAKIIVAVNIDPEAPIFQVANYGLVADLFTVIPELSAALKA; encoded by the coding sequence ATGAGCGTTCTTGTGATTGCAGAAATTGACCAAAATGGTTTGCGTGCCGCCACGCGCTCAGCGATTAGCGCTGCAGCGCAGTTAGGGCAAAGCGTTGATTTATTATTAGCAGGGCATGAGCTTGAGGGTATTGCCTCAAAGGCTATTTCTATTAAGGGCTTGGGGAAGATACTGCTGGCTGATTCTGCCGAATATGCCGCAGGTCTGGCTGAAAATTTGGCGCCACTCATTGTTCAGCAAGCTGCGCAATACGACACCATCGTCGCTGCCGCAACCAGCTTTGGTAAAAATGTCTTACCTCGCGCAGCGGCCTTGCTCGATGTTGCGATGGTGTCGGAAGTGACGCAAATTATCGGTCCGCGTACCTTTGTGCGCCCAATTTATGCCGGCAATTTGAATGCAACGGTGAGTGCGCCTGAAGGCTTGGCCATTATCACAGTACGCCCTACGGTGTTTGAGGCGGCGGCAGAAGAGGGCGGGGCGGCGCAGATCGTCCATTTAAATACCACGGGTGATGTGGCTATGAGTAAGCTCTTGCACCGCGATTTGGCTGTATCAGATCGTCCAGAGTTAGCGACGGCGAAAACTGTGATTTCGGGCGGGCGCTCACTGGGGAGCAAAGAGGCTTTCCAAAGCACACTCGAGCCACTGGCCGCCAAACTGGGTGCTGCCATTGGAGCCACTCGCGCTGCGGTTGATAGCGGGATGGCGCCGAATGACTCGCAGGTTGGCCAAACTGGTACCGTGATTGCGCCTGATTTGTATATCGCTTTTGGCGTATCTGGCGCGGCACAGCACGTGGGCGGGATTAAAGACGCCAAAATTATTGTTGCCGTAAATATCGATCCAGAAGCGCCGATTTTCCAAGTAGCGAATTACGGCTTGGTCGCTGATTTATTTACCGTGATTCCAGAATTAAGCGCTGCGCTTAAGGCTTAA
- a CDS encoding ferredoxin--NADP reductase: MSKFAHETVLSVRHWNDSLFSFTTTRDESLRFENGQFVMIGLEVDEKPLVRAYSIASANYEENLEFFSIKVPDGPLTSRLQHLKEGDKLLVSRKPTGTLVLSDLKPGKNLYYLSTGTGLAPFMSLIKDPEAYERFDKIILVHGVRTVSELAYAEYIQHELPNNEYFGDMVCDKLIYYPTVTREPFRNQGRLTDLFESGKLTDDIGMPPLNPETDRAMLCGSPAMLEDTCKMLDARGFQVSPRIGTPGDYVIERAFVEK; the protein is encoded by the coding sequence ATGTCAAAGTTTGCCCATGAAACGGTGTTATCAGTACGTCATTGGAATGATTCACTGTTTAGTTTTACCACGACACGGGATGAATCGTTACGCTTTGAAAATGGCCAATTTGTGATGATTGGTTTGGAAGTTGATGAGAAGCCCTTGGTGCGTGCCTATTCAATTGCCAGTGCCAATTATGAAGAAAATCTAGAGTTTTTCAGCATTAAAGTACCCGATGGCCCACTCACATCACGCCTGCAGCATTTGAAAGAAGGCGATAAATTATTGGTCAGCCGTAAGCCAACGGGCACGCTGGTGCTATCTGATTTAAAACCGGGTAAGAACTTGTACTATTTGAGTACCGGTACGGGTTTAGCGCCATTTATGAGCCTCATTAAAGACCCAGAAGCCTACGAGCGTTTCGATAAAATTATTTTGGTACACGGTGTACGCACCGTGAGCGAATTGGCTTATGCCGAATATATTCAGCACGAATTGCCTAATAATGAATATTTTGGTGATATGGTGTGCGATAAATTGATTTATTACCCAACGGTGACGCGCGAGCCATTTCGTAATCAAGGTCGCCTAACTGATTTGTTTGAGTCGGGTAAATTAACCGACGATATTGGTATGCCGCCGTTAAATCCAGAAACTGATCGTGCGATGTTATGTGGCAGCCCTGCGATGCTGGAAGACACCTGCAAAATGCTCGATGCGCGGGGATTTCAAGTTTCACCACGGATTGGTACGCCAGGCGATTACGTGATCGAGCGTGCTTTTGTCGAGAAATAA
- a CDS encoding STAS domain-containing protein → MQTQISFEENRGIIAMTGNFTFESHREFKQATTSVLEHAGLSEIEIDFAQVDYMDSAALGMLLLLNERASGRKVTLVNCKGTVKSVLDIANFGKIFEIR, encoded by the coding sequence ATGCAAACACAAATCAGTTTTGAAGAAAATCGCGGCATCATTGCGATGACCGGCAATTTTACGTTTGAATCTCATCGCGAATTTAAACAAGCCACGACCTCCGTGTTAGAGCATGCCGGCCTGAGTGAAATCGAAATTGATTTTGCGCAAGTGGATTATATGGATTCTGCTGCTTTGGGGATGCTACTACTGCTGAATGAGCGTGCTAGCGGTCGCAAGGTAACGCTGGTGAATTGTAAAGGCACGGTAAAATCTGTGCTTGATATTGCGAATTTCGGCAAAATTTTCGAAATTCGCTAA